In Candidatus Nitronauta litoralis, one DNA window encodes the following:
- a CDS encoding potassium transporter Kef, giving the protein MTEIIQDLTLLLLVSLPINLLFHKIQWPSIMGYLVAGVLIGPHALGLISDPESVEHLAEIGVILLMFLIGLEFSLSHILKNVGRIFTAGILQLGSTIGFVALFSSVLGYSMRTGMVLGILVGLSSTAIILKMVTDRAEIDTDHGRVVIGVLLFQDICVLPFMLMVPLLGGETPLSIGDLTWALLKSGLAVGGVFFASRLLVPKILHGVARFGNKEHLTLFVILLILGTAWVGHFLGLTMAMGAFIAGMILSESDYQHQISLDILPVKDYFSSIFFISVGMLLNIGVFWQHAGMYLGAAAALILLKGFLGTVAVLLSRYSAGVAMMTGLYLAQAGEFSLILASLSAQTGGLTSDQYQDFLIVALLSMLATPPLIQWANPLLKRLVKKSQRIQTAPSDSEMDKLTKHVIIAGYGMIGQHLSRVLQEIRIGFLVVERDGEKIKKAMQHQAPVLYGDASHRDTLQRAGIEKARVLVVSKPDPNYMEQVVRLARMLNPDIYIMARTRSDVHVELLTAAGANLVIPEEFETSIEIFTRVLREFRIPNNIIEQQVELVRMEGYSMFRGLSLNAESLNKFSTYLTASLTDSVPLGEGDWATGKTIGDLDLRKQTGARLIAVVRLGEVHANPDSSFNLKVEDLLVLFGRHAMLDKAVARVRKGAPVEEPQQDEK; this is encoded by the coding sequence ATGACTGAAATTATCCAGGATCTTACCTTACTTCTTCTCGTTTCACTTCCAATTAATTTGTTGTTCCATAAGATCCAATGGCCTTCCATCATGGGTTACCTGGTGGCTGGAGTTCTGATAGGCCCCCATGCCCTGGGATTGATTTCCGATCCGGAGTCGGTTGAACATCTTGCAGAAATCGGGGTGATCCTGCTGATGTTCCTGATCGGTCTGGAATTTTCCCTGAGTCATATTCTGAAAAATGTGGGTCGAATTTTTACCGCCGGAATTCTTCAACTGGGATCGACGATAGGGTTTGTTGCCTTGTTCAGCTCGGTCCTTGGCTATTCCATGAGAACCGGCATGGTACTGGGCATTCTGGTGGGTTTAAGCAGTACCGCTATTATTTTAAAAATGGTAACCGACCGGGCAGAAATTGACACAGATCATGGTCGGGTTGTGATCGGTGTCCTGTTGTTCCAGGATATCTGTGTTCTGCCCTTCATGTTGATGGTCCCCTTGCTGGGGGGCGAGACGCCCCTTTCGATAGGAGATCTGACCTGGGCGTTGCTAAAATCCGGGCTGGCCGTGGGTGGTGTTTTTTTCGCTTCTCGATTGCTTGTCCCTAAAATCCTCCATGGGGTTGCCCGGTTTGGAAACAAAGAGCACCTGACCCTGTTTGTCATTCTCTTGATCCTGGGAACCGCCTGGGTAGGCCATTTTCTTGGATTGACGATGGCGATGGGAGCGTTCATTGCTGGCATGATACTGTCCGAGTCAGATTATCAGCATCAGATCTCCCTTGATATCCTGCCGGTTAAGGATTACTTCAGCAGTATCTTTTTCATTTCAGTTGGCATGCTTCTGAATATAGGTGTTTTCTGGCAGCATGCCGGAATGTATCTGGGGGCCGCCGCTGCATTAATCCTGTTAAAAGGTTTCCTGGGTACCGTCGCCGTACTGTTATCAAGGTATTCTGCCGGGGTTGCCATGATGACTGGCCTTTATCTGGCGCAGGCCGGGGAATTTTCATTGATCCTGGCCAGCCTTTCTGCTCAGACTGGGGGATTGACCTCGGACCAGTATCAGGATTTTCTGATCGTCGCGCTGCTCAGCATGTTGGCCACACCGCCGCTCATTCAATGGGCCAATCCTCTCCTTAAACGACTTGTAAAAAAATCACAGCGAATTCAAACGGCCCCTTCGGATTCTGAAATGGATAAGCTGACCAAACATGTCATCATCGCTGGATATGGAATGATCGGGCAGCACCTGTCCCGCGTCCTGCAAGAAATTCGTATTGGCTTTCTGGTGGTGGAGCGCGATGGGGAAAAAATTAAAAAGGCCATGCAACATCAGGCACCGGTTCTTTACGGTGATGCATCTCATCGCGACACCCTGCAGCGCGCAGGAATTGAAAAAGCCCGGGTGCTGGTGGTTTCAAAGCCAGATCCAAATTACATGGAGCAGGTGGTCCGGCTGGCAAGGATGCTCAATCCTGATATTTACATCATGGCACGTACCCGCTCCGATGTTCATGTGGAATTGCTGACGGCTGCCGGGGCCAATCTGGTGATCCCGGAGGAATTTGAAACTTCGATTGAAATTTTCACAAGAGTACTGCGTGAATTTCGTATTCCCAACAACATCATCGAACAACAGGTGGAACTGGTCCGGATGGAAGGTTATAGCATGTTTCGCGGTTTGTCCCTGAATGCAGAGAGCCTCAACAAGTTTTCTACATACCTCACGGCTTCACTCACAGACTCGGTGCCTCTGGGTGAGGGCGACTGGGCTACCGGCAAAACGATTGGCGACCTTGATTTGCGAAAACAAACCGGGGCACGATTGATTGCGGTAGTGCGCTTGGGGGAAGTCCACGCAAATCCGGATTCCAGTTTCAATCTCAAGGTTGAAGACCTGCTGGTACTGTTCGGCCGCCATGCCATGTTGGACAAAGCGGTTGCGCGCGTTCGCAAGGGGGCTCCCGTGGAGGAGCCTCAGCAGGATGAGAAATAA
- a CDS encoding ammonium transporter translates to MNLENVALEHSGDVLFMLLGAVMVFAMHGGFAFLEVGTVRKKNQVNALVKIIADFAFSTVVYFVVGYAIAYGIYFYGSAESIVADNQGYELVHFFFLLTFAAAIPAIISGGIAERAKFWPQVFAAAIFVGVVYSTFEGMVWGKITFLGQDGSWLANLTGAPFHDFAGSVVVHSMGGWLALVGVLILGPRLGRWDSQGRSRPIPVSNIPFLALGSWMLCVGWFGFNVMSAATLTGISGLVAMNSLFAMVGGILTALLISNNDPGFVHNGALAGLVAICAGSDLVHPIGAFIIGSVAAVIFVKGFMWEQEKMKIDDVLGVWPLHGISGTWGGIAAGIFGQESLGGLGGVSFVSQLVGSVLAIIVALTAGFLVYKVLDSTVGLRMEKEDEQRGSDLSIHKIESCPEDATSRFG, encoded by the coding sequence ATGAATCTTGAAAACGTTGCGTTGGAACACAGCGGAGATGTTCTTTTCATGCTGTTGGGCGCAGTGATGGTTTTCGCCATGCACGGCGGATTTGCATTTCTGGAGGTTGGCACTGTAAGAAAAAAAAATCAGGTCAATGCCCTGGTAAAAATTATTGCCGATTTTGCGTTCAGCACCGTGGTCTATTTTGTTGTTGGCTATGCTATCGCCTATGGCATTTACTTTTACGGCTCAGCGGAATCCATCGTAGCTGATAACCAGGGGTACGAGCTCGTCCATTTTTTCTTTTTATTGACCTTTGCAGCAGCCATACCCGCCATCATTTCAGGTGGAATAGCCGAGAGAGCGAAGTTCTGGCCGCAGGTATTTGCTGCCGCTATTTTTGTTGGTGTGGTGTATTCCACCTTCGAAGGGATGGTCTGGGGGAAAATCACTTTCCTGGGCCAGGACGGTTCGTGGCTTGCCAATTTGACGGGCGCGCCTTTTCACGATTTTGCAGGCTCTGTCGTTGTACATTCCATGGGTGGATGGCTGGCACTTGTCGGCGTACTCATCCTGGGACCTCGATTAGGCCGTTGGGATTCACAAGGACGCAGCCGCCCCATCCCTGTCAGCAATATTCCTTTTCTCGCTCTGGGTAGTTGGATGCTCTGCGTGGGCTGGTTCGGCTTCAATGTCATGTCTGCCGCCACTCTCACGGGTATCTCAGGTCTGGTTGCGATGAATTCCCTGTTTGCCATGGTGGGTGGTATCCTCACCGCACTCCTTATTTCAAACAACGATCCCGGTTTTGTGCACAATGGCGCTTTGGCAGGCCTCGTTGCGATCTGTGCCGGTTCTGACCTGGTTCATCCCATCGGCGCTTTTATTATCGGTTCTGTCGCGGCCGTGATCTTTGTTAAAGGTTTCATGTGGGAACAGGAGAAGATGAAAATTGATGATGTGCTGGGGGTCTGGCCTCTACATGGTATTTCCGGAACATGGGGTGGCATTGCAGCCGGGATTTTCGGGCAGGAAAGTCTGGGTGGGTTGGGAGGAGTCTCTTTCGTCTCCCAGTTAGTTGGATCGGTTCTCGCCATCATCGTCGCACTGACAGCCGGTTTTCTTGTTTACAAGGTGCTGGATTCCACCGTTGGCCTGAGAATGGAAAAAGAAGATGAGCAACGAGGGTCAGATCTTTCAATTCACAAAATCGAATCCTGTCCTGAAGATGCAACGTCCCGTTTTGGCTAG
- a CDS encoding pentapeptide repeat-containing protein, whose translation MPDEKPEGIRRLEQSKKKLNGIKLVKKNLAGINLSEGSLKEAELTGSNLKRADFSGALLNGAQLKKSNCEAALFKQASGLRINFEKARLSGADLSDADFSETNWSETIADGVSLVGTKLRRAYMSGASFVEADLSNVELTRSNLGKAQLIKARLDGANISQSFLGKTSFNGASLVSADLSACNISGGDFRNARMEKINLSGSELNRAFLRGADLSSANLERAILRGADFDKAVLTGANLRGADMTLALNLSPEQLNSTNLDPKTKLPEYLKIDWLSEADFKIQANSH comes from the coding sequence ATGCCAGATGAAAAACCGGAGGGGATCCGGCGTCTTGAACAATCTAAAAAGAAACTCAACGGGATCAAACTGGTTAAAAAGAACCTGGCGGGGATAAACCTCAGTGAAGGTAGCCTGAAAGAAGCAGAGTTAACAGGATCCAACCTGAAGCGGGCGGATTTTTCAGGAGCTTTATTGAACGGAGCTCAACTGAAAAAATCAAATTGCGAAGCCGCTTTGTTCAAACAGGCTTCAGGACTCCGGATCAACTTCGAAAAAGCCCGGTTGTCCGGCGCGGATTTATCCGATGCTGATTTTTCGGAAACGAACTGGTCTGAAACGATTGCTGACGGAGTGTCGTTGGTCGGTACAAAGCTGCGTCGCGCTTATATGTCAGGGGCCTCGTTTGTGGAAGCTGACCTCTCAAACGTAGAGTTGACCAGGTCCAACCTGGGAAAAGCCCAGTTGATTAAGGCCCGGCTTGATGGAGCTAATATTTCCCAGTCTTTTCTTGGGAAAACCAGTTTCAACGGGGCCAGTCTGGTTTCGGCCGACTTGTCGGCTTGTAACATCAGTGGTGGTGATTTTAGAAACGCGAGAATGGAAAAGATCAACCTTTCTGGATCGGAACTCAACCGCGCTTTTCTACGCGGGGCTGATTTGTCTTCCGCGAATCTTGAGCGTGCTATTTTGCGCGGAGCTGATTTCGACAAGGCGGTTCTGACAGGGGCAAATCTGCGCGGGGCGGACATGACACTGGCGCTGAACCTTTCCCCCGAACAGCTAAACTCTACAAACCTGGACCCGAAAACCAAACTTCCCGAATATCTTAAGATCGATTGGTTGTCAGAAGCTGATTTTAAAATTCAAGCGAACTCACATTAG
- a CDS encoding HDOD domain-containing protein → MSPQFQIKDLISESVATAPAIYHKLQMALANPDSTFQDYAEIIQGDTDLAARLLKISNSSFFGFESKVESITHAMSIIGLEQIVDLALISMVIEKFKGIPKELVVMEQFWRHSIAVGLCARLIGRGINQSNAERYYLGGILHDIGSLVFYKEIPIQARLIISEAQTDNKHLQEVEKEVLGFHHGEMGGYLLREWGLPDVFCESIPYVHQPSKALNHADVATVLHLADCVAYHLELGSSGEPGKPSIEIGSMARIGLDEETFNKVQDETLGQYSFTVESFLS, encoded by the coding sequence ATGTCTCCTCAGTTTCAAATTAAAGATCTTATCAGTGAAAGTGTGGCTACGGCCCCTGCCATTTATCATAAATTGCAGATGGCTTTAGCGAACCCTGATTCTACGTTTCAGGATTATGCGGAAATCATACAAGGAGATACCGATCTCGCTGCACGACTTTTAAAAATATCGAATAGTTCATTTTTCGGTTTTGAATCAAAGGTGGAAAGCATTACACATGCCATGTCCATCATTGGCCTGGAGCAGATCGTTGACCTTGCGTTGATTTCCATGGTGATTGAAAAGTTCAAGGGAATTCCCAAGGAGCTTGTTGTCATGGAGCAGTTCTGGCGGCACAGTATTGCCGTGGGATTGTGTGCCCGGCTTATTGGGAGGGGCATCAATCAATCCAATGCAGAACGCTATTATTTGGGAGGAATTTTACACGACATCGGTAGCCTGGTTTTTTACAAAGAGATTCCCATTCAGGCCCGGTTAATCATCTCAGAAGCGCAGACTGATAACAAGCATTTGCAGGAAGTAGAAAAAGAAGTGCTGGGCTTCCACCATGGGGAAATGGGAGGTTACCTCCTTCGGGAATGGGGGTTGCCCGATGTTTTTTGTGAATCAATTCCTTATGTTCACCAGCCTTCAAAAGCTTTAAACCACGCGGATGTGGCCACCGTCCTTCATCTGGCCGATTGTGTAGCCTACCATTTGGAACTGGGAAGTAGCGGAGAACCTGGTAAGCCCTCCATAGAAATAGGTTCGATGGCACGAATTGGCCTGGACGAAGAGACGTTTAATAAAGTTCAGGATGAAACTCTGGGGCAGTACAGTTTTACAGTCGAATCATTTCTCAGTTGA
- a CDS encoding NAD-dependent epimerase/dehydratase family protein has translation MQLKNRKILITGADGFIGSHLTEECVRRGLNVKAFVYYNSFNSWGWLDHSPPEILEQLEVFSGDIRDPFGVKEAMKGCDLVLHLAALIAIPYSYHSPSSYVDTNIQGTLNVVQAARELEVEKVVQTSTSEVYGTAQFVPITEDHPLRGQSPYSASKIGADQIAQSFYTSFETPVAVIRPFNTYGPRQSMRAVIPTIIGQISAGAKRIRLGSLSPTRDFNFIEDTVNGFLTVAESDNSVGEVINIGSNYEISIGDTVRLISEVMNTEVEIEQEDVRLRPDQSEVERLWACNAKAEKLTGWKPDYAGKEGLRRGLEKTAEWFSIPDNLKLYKTNTYNV, from the coding sequence ATGCAGTTGAAGAACCGGAAAATTTTAATCACAGGTGCCGATGGTTTTATCGGGTCTCACTTAACAGAAGAGTGCGTGCGGCGTGGCCTCAATGTCAAAGCATTCGTCTATTACAACTCCTTCAATTCCTGGGGCTGGCTCGATCACAGTCCTCCTGAAATTCTGGAGCAGCTCGAAGTATTTTCAGGAGATATTCGCGACCCTTTCGGAGTAAAAGAAGCGATGAAAGGCTGCGACCTGGTTCTCCACCTCGCAGCGTTGATCGCGATACCCTATTCCTATCATTCCCCCAGTTCCTATGTTGACACCAATATCCAGGGGACACTCAACGTGGTACAGGCAGCGCGTGAATTGGAAGTGGAGAAGGTTGTACAAACCTCCACCAGCGAAGTTTACGGCACAGCACAATTTGTCCCCATTACGGAAGACCATCCCCTACGGGGGCAGTCACCGTATTCAGCCAGTAAAATAGGAGCAGATCAAATTGCACAATCGTTTTACACTTCGTTCGAAACACCGGTTGCAGTGATTCGCCCATTCAATACCTACGGACCGAGACAATCCATGCGGGCCGTTATTCCAACGATCATCGGGCAGATTTCTGCCGGGGCCAAACGGATTCGACTGGGATCGCTCAGCCCAACCCGGGATTTTAATTTTATTGAAGATACAGTAAACGGATTCCTCACCGTGGCGGAATCGGATAACAGTGTCGGCGAGGTGATTAATATTGGGAGCAATTATGAAATTTCAATCGGTGACACAGTGCGTCTGATTTCCGAAGTGATGAATACTGAAGTCGAAATTGAGCAGGAAGATGTACGCCTGCGTCCGGACCAGAGCGAAGTTGAACGACTTTGGGCCTGCAACGCGAAAGCAGAAAAACTGACCGGGTGGAAACCCGACTATGCGGGGAAAGAAGGACTCCGCCGAGGGCTGGAAAAAACAGCGGAGTGGTTTTCCATTCCTGACAATTTGAAACTTTATAAAACAAACACCTACAATGTCTAA
- a CDS encoding nucleotidyltransferase family protein translates to MSKRAVLLAGGKGTRLRPYTVVLPKPLMPLDDYPILEVVIRQLIRYGFTHLTIAINYQAELIQAFFGHGEKWNIKIDYSLEEKPLSTMGPLKLIKDLPENFLVMNGDVLTDLDFEEFYQHHINNGHLFTTSAFQREERSEFGVLEVDDSNRLTGFKEKPAILLDVSMGIYMINRKVLDFIPENEFYGYDTLMKDMLKSGNPAHIRRHKGYWLDIGRVDDYARAIEEFPAIKDKFLT, encoded by the coding sequence ATGTCTAAACGTGCGGTTCTCCTGGCAGGCGGCAAAGGCACTCGATTGAGGCCCTACACCGTAGTACTCCCCAAACCTCTCATGCCACTGGATGACTACCCTATTCTGGAAGTCGTCATTCGCCAACTCATAAGGTACGGTTTCACCCACCTCACAATCGCCATCAATTATCAGGCTGAATTGATTCAGGCATTTTTTGGCCACGGGGAAAAGTGGAACATCAAGATCGACTATTCGCTTGAAGAAAAGCCCCTAAGCACCATGGGCCCCCTAAAGCTTATCAAGGACCTCCCGGAAAACTTCCTGGTGATGAATGGAGATGTTCTGACCGATCTCGATTTTGAAGAGTTTTATCAGCACCATATTAATAACGGTCATTTATTCACCACCTCGGCTTTTCAACGTGAAGAGCGCTCAGAGTTTGGTGTGCTTGAGGTAGACGATTCCAACCGACTGACCGGCTTTAAGGAAAAACCCGCAATCCTGCTTGATGTCAGCATGGGGATCTACATGATTAACCGGAAGGTGCTGGATTTCATTCCCGAAAACGAGTTTTATGGGTATGACACGCTGATGAAAGACATGCTGAAATCCGGGAACCCAGCGCATATTCGCCGCCATAAGGGCTATTGGCTGGATATTGGCCGTGTCGATGATTACGCCCGCGCTATTGAAGAGTTTCCTGCCATTAAAGACAAGTTTTTGACATGA
- a CDS encoding NAD-dependent epimerase/dehydratase family protein, producing MNLVTGAAGFLGRALMSALETRNIPAMGVDIKDGDIADPAFLKTLPEKLDRVFHLAAQTYVPDSWERPQDFIRTNALGTGNILQHCVKNKTPVTLISGYLYGTPEQLPIPESHPLTAGNPYGLSKKLAEEMGEFYHRVHNVPITIIRPFNIYGPGQNIKFLIPTIIDQVLNGDKVEILDLAPKRDFLFYEDLVEALILTRDCTGGLEKFNIGSGYSIDVKEVIDTIQRVAGTDKPVHSKEIRRQNEVMDVVADITRAKTQLGWTPRHSFEDGIRKIIKNPAQ from the coding sequence ATGAATCTGGTAACCGGCGCCGCAGGTTTTCTGGGACGGGCATTAATGTCGGCTCTGGAAACCCGAAACATACCTGCAATGGGTGTGGATATCAAAGATGGTGATATCGCTGATCCCGCGTTCCTCAAAACTCTCCCTGAAAAACTCGACCGGGTTTTTCATCTTGCAGCTCAAACCTATGTCCCTGACAGTTGGGAACGTCCACAGGATTTCATCCGCACCAACGCATTAGGAACTGGCAATATTCTGCAGCATTGCGTCAAGAACAAGACACCCGTCACGCTCATCAGTGGTTACCTGTACGGCACTCCCGAACAGCTTCCTATACCGGAATCCCATCCCCTTACTGCAGGCAATCCGTATGGCTTGTCGAAGAAACTTGCGGAAGAAATGGGAGAGTTTTATCACCGTGTACACAATGTACCCATCACCATAATCCGACCATTCAATATTTATGGTCCCGGCCAAAACATAAAGTTTTTGATCCCCACCATCATCGACCAGGTATTGAACGGAGACAAGGTGGAAATTCTGGACCTTGCTCCCAAACGCGATTTTCTTTTCTATGAAGATCTGGTTGAGGCGTTGATCTTGACACGGGATTGCACCGGCGGTCTGGAAAAATTCAATATTGGTTCCGGCTATTCTATCGACGTTAAGGAAGTGATCGACACCATACAACGGGTGGCCGGCACCGATAAGCCCGTTCACTCAAAAGAAATACGCCGCCAGAACGAAGTGATGGATGTTGTTGCCGATATTACCCGAGCTAAAACGCAATTAGGCTGGACTCCGCGCCACAGCTTTGAAGACGGTATCCGGAAAATAATCAAAAACCCTGCACAATAA
- a CDS encoding PH domain-containing protein: protein MGYIEDNLMDQEKIIYQTHSHKIIFLWPIIELVAAIGSFLAGVVDVAGILFLVALIHGIIVFIKYISSEFGLTDHRLIVKEGIIKRETQELFLKRIESIQVDQSVMGRMLNFGTILVSGTGGQSDPFENIPDPLGFKKRVQEQLRDL from the coding sequence ATGGGATATATTGAAGATAATTTAATGGATCAGGAAAAAATAATTTACCAGACCCATTCCCACAAGATAATTTTTCTCTGGCCGATCATTGAGCTTGTCGCTGCCATCGGGTCTTTTCTGGCTGGTGTGGTGGATGTGGCGGGGATACTATTTTTGGTAGCCTTGATTCACGGTATCATTGTTTTCATCAAATACATTTCGTCAGAATTTGGATTGACCGACCACCGTTTGATTGTGAAGGAAGGCATAATAAAAAGAGAGACGCAGGAGTTGTTTCTAAAAAGAATTGAAAGTATCCAGGTGGATCAATCCGTGATGGGAAGGATGTTGAATTTTGGAACTATTCTCGTTTCGGGTACGGGTGGGCAAAGTGACCCATTTGAAAATATACCCGATCCTCTTGGATTCAAAAAAAGGGTGCAGGAGCAACTCAGAGACCTTTAA